A single genomic interval of Tsukamurella paurometabola harbors:
- a CDS encoding VOC family protein, which yields MSIELNHTIVAASDNLETARFLTELLGLEDPVDIGGGHFQQVRLANDVVLDVMTVPAPIHPQHYAFLVSEKEFDEIFARITERGLSYHAHPDGSGVGEINHRFGGRGVYFRSPDGHALEALTAA from the coding sequence ATGAGCATCGAACTGAACCACACCATCGTCGCCGCCTCCGACAACCTCGAGACCGCGCGGTTCCTCACCGAACTGCTCGGTCTCGAGGACCCGGTGGACATCGGCGGCGGGCACTTCCAGCAGGTCCGCCTTGCCAACGACGTCGTGCTCGACGTGATGACGGTGCCCGCGCCGATCCATCCGCAGCACTACGCGTTCCTGGTCTCCGAGAAGGAGTTCGACGAGATCTTCGCGCGGATCACCGAGCGGGGCCTGAGCTACCACGCCCACCCCGACGGTTCCGGCGTCGGCGAGATCAACCACCGCTTCGGCGGCCGCGGCGTCTACTTCCGCTCGCCCGACGGCCACGCCCTCGAGGCCCTCACCGCGGCCTGA
- a CDS encoding dienelactone hydrolase family protein — protein sequence MSTVALFHSVLGVREGVRDAAARLRAAGHVVHVVDQYDGRVFESYDEASAHVEGIGFPALMASALAAVAGLPEDLVVMGFSNGGGMATYVAGNRPVARAVLCSGALPLDMIGQDHWPQGVPAQLHYALDDPFRQPGSVESVLRSVGEAGAIGEFLQYPGAGHLFTDPSLPAEFDGAATEAFWTAVLRFIGAANPIVSR from the coding sequence ATGAGCACGGTTGCACTGTTCCACTCCGTGCTCGGCGTGCGCGAGGGCGTTCGTGACGCCGCGGCCCGCCTGCGCGCCGCCGGGCACGTGGTGCACGTCGTCGACCAGTACGACGGGCGGGTCTTCGAGTCCTATGACGAGGCCTCGGCCCATGTCGAGGGCATCGGCTTCCCGGCGCTCATGGCGTCGGCGCTCGCCGCGGTCGCGGGGCTGCCGGAGGATCTCGTGGTCATGGGCTTCTCCAACGGCGGTGGCATGGCGACGTACGTCGCGGGCAACCGGCCCGTCGCGCGGGCGGTGCTCTGTTCCGGCGCGCTGCCGCTGGACATGATCGGCCAGGATCACTGGCCGCAGGGTGTGCCGGCGCAGTTGCACTACGCGCTCGACGACCCGTTCCGGCAGCCCGGCTCGGTCGAATCGGTGCTGCGCTCGGTCGGGGAGGCGGGCGCGATCGGCGAGTTCCTCCAGTACCCCGGCGCCGGTCACCTGTTCACGGATCCGTCGCTCCCGGCGGAGTTCGACGGTGCCGCCACCGAGGCCTTCTGGACGGCGGTGCTGCGGTTCATCGGTGCCGCGAATCCGATCGTGAGCCGTTGA
- a CDS encoding TIGR03086 family metal-binding protein: protein MTNTATDPRPAYAAVTAWVQSLLANVTEEQLALPTPCDEFDVRALAQHMNAVGLRAVALAESATVEGQPFLAEDHDAATYGATRERALAAWDAAPLEREVAVPWGVVPGFAALGMYVNETLVHGWDLAVATGQDPEFGDAAIVERALAVAEASIPAAIRGAEGVPFGPVVEPREGAGPTERLANWSGHHWAAA, encoded by the coding sequence ATGACCAACACAGCCACTGACCCCCGCCCCGCCTACGCCGCCGTCACCGCCTGGGTGCAGTCCCTGCTCGCGAACGTGACGGAGGAGCAGCTCGCCCTGCCCACGCCGTGCGACGAGTTCGACGTCCGCGCCCTGGCCCAGCACATGAACGCCGTCGGCCTGCGCGCCGTCGCGCTGGCCGAATCCGCCACCGTCGAGGGCCAGCCCTTCCTCGCGGAGGACCACGACGCCGCCACCTACGGGGCCACCCGCGAGCGCGCCCTCGCCGCGTGGGACGCCGCCCCGCTCGAGCGGGAGGTCGCCGTGCCGTGGGGCGTCGTCCCCGGCTTCGCGGCGCTCGGCATGTACGTCAACGAGACCCTCGTGCACGGCTGGGACCTCGCCGTCGCCACCGGGCAGGATCCGGAGTTCGGCGACGCGGCGATCGTCGAGCGCGCCCTCGCCGTTGCCGAGGCGTCCATCCCCGCCGCGATCCGCGGCGCGGAGGGCGTCCCGTTCGGCCCCGTCGTCGAGCCCCGCGAGGGCGCCGGCCCCACCGAGCGCCTCGCGAACTGGAGCGGCCACCACTGGGCCGCAGCATGA
- a CDS encoding helix-turn-helix transcriptional regulator encodes MRADRLLSVLMLLRHRGTMTAAQIAAELEVSTRTVLRDVEALGVAGVPVYTDRGRGGGISLLPGYRTDLTGLTLDEAKALLAGAPDSPAFAGAMRKVAAALPEAHRREAAAAAQRIHVRPDGFVRVPEPEPHLGELQRAVIDGLRVRATYTARGGAPSERVLDPVGLVHAGQAWYLMALRDGSRRTYRTSRFSAVTVLAEPARRPAEVDLAAEFEESRASFRSGHDGVRVDLRADEYGWTKLCSFGTVVTPPGPDGAGTLGFTDLGRAVWTLWGALPHVEVLGPPAVRAALLARLADAAEALGTA; translated from the coding sequence ATGCGCGCCGACCGTCTCCTGTCCGTCCTCATGCTGCTGCGCCACCGCGGCACCATGACGGCCGCGCAGATCGCCGCGGAACTCGAGGTCTCCACCCGGACCGTGCTCCGCGACGTCGAGGCGCTCGGGGTCGCGGGCGTCCCCGTCTACACCGACCGCGGCCGCGGCGGCGGCATCAGCCTGCTCCCCGGCTACCGCACCGACCTCACGGGCCTCACCCTCGACGAGGCGAAGGCGCTCCTCGCGGGCGCCCCCGACTCCCCCGCCTTCGCGGGCGCCATGCGCAAGGTGGCGGCGGCGCTGCCGGAGGCGCACCGTCGGGAAGCGGCGGCCGCCGCGCAACGGATCCACGTGCGCCCCGACGGATTCGTCCGCGTCCCCGAGCCGGAGCCGCACCTCGGCGAGCTGCAGCGCGCCGTCATCGACGGGCTGCGGGTGCGGGCCACCTACACCGCGCGCGGAGGCGCACCGTCGGAGCGCGTGCTCGATCCCGTCGGCCTGGTGCACGCCGGGCAGGCCTGGTACCTCATGGCCCTGCGCGACGGCTCCCGGCGCACCTACCGCACCTCGCGGTTCTCCGCCGTCACCGTGCTGGCCGAGCCCGCCCGGCGGCCCGCCGAGGTGGACCTCGCGGCCGAGTTCGAGGAGTCCCGCGCGTCCTTCCGCTCCGGGCACGACGGCGTCCGGGTCGACCTGCGGGCCGACGAGTACGGCTGGACCAAGCTGTGCTCGTTCGGGACGGTCGTCACCCCGCCCGGGCCCGACGGTGCCGGCACCCTCGGGTTCACCGACCTCGGGCGCGCGGTCTGGACCCTGTGGGGCGCACTGCCGCACGTCGAGGTGCTCGGGCCGCCCGCGGTGCGCGCCGCTCTCCTCGCGCGCCTCGCCGACGCCGCCGAGGCTCTCGGCACCGCCTAG
- a CDS encoding FadR/GntR family transcriptional regulator, translating to MSTNEGAGRISRTDDAILKLKAMITDGELPAGSRLPREADLAARLGLSRNSLREAIRALAMLRILDVRQGDGTYVTSLEPTLLLDTMGFVVDFQQEDSVLHFFEVRRILEPAATAMAAGRITPEKLAILEETLPLGGPDASMETLVQQDILFHQTIAEASGNPVLRALISGLSAPTLRARIWRGLEQEDARARTAAEHRQIYDALVAGQADVAEACAIVHIAGVENWIRRAMAEESS from the coding sequence ATGTCGACCAACGAGGGTGCCGGGCGGATCTCGCGGACGGACGACGCGATCCTCAAGCTCAAGGCGATGATCACCGACGGGGAACTGCCCGCGGGGAGCCGCCTCCCGCGCGAGGCGGACCTCGCCGCGAGGCTCGGCCTGTCGCGCAACTCGTTGCGCGAAGCGATCCGCGCGCTCGCCATGCTGCGGATCCTGGACGTCCGGCAGGGCGACGGCACCTACGTGACGAGCCTCGAACCGACCCTGTTGCTCGACACGATGGGCTTCGTGGTCGACTTCCAGCAGGAGGACTCGGTGCTGCACTTCTTCGAGGTGCGCCGCATCCTGGAGCCGGCCGCCACGGCGATGGCGGCGGGGCGGATCACCCCGGAGAAGCTCGCGATCCTCGAGGAGACCCTGCCCCTCGGCGGCCCCGACGCGTCGATGGAGACCCTGGTGCAGCAGGACATCCTGTTCCACCAGACCATCGCCGAGGCGTCGGGCAATCCTGTACTGCGGGCACTCATCTCGGGCCTGTCGGCACCCACTCTGCGGGCCCGGATCTGGCGCGGCCTCGAGCAGGAGGACGCCCGCGCGCGGACCGCGGCCGAGCACCGTCAGATCTACGACGCCCTGGTCGCCGGGCAGGCGGACGTCGCGGAGGCCTGCGCGATCGTGCACATCGCCGGCGTCGAGAACTGGATCCGCCGCGCGATGGCCGAGGAGTCGTCCTAG
- a CDS encoding aldo/keto reductase, whose protein sequence is MANLDPLGGTRPAARPFGRGGLRVAPLAFGAAAIGNLYTAVDDAEAVDAVRAAADAGVDYFDTAPHYGLGLSERRLGAALADRRGVVLSTKVGRILRPARVSADATDSEGFAVAADVERVWDFSRDGVLRSLEASLERLGRDRIDVVYVHDPDDHAAEALDGAFPALDELRRQGVITSYGAGMNQSAMLTRFVRETDLDVVLVAGRYTILDRSAGEDLLPACLEREVSVAAGGVFNSGITASTAPRPGATYDYAPAAPDVLDRARRLAAVCREHGTTLPHAAVHFPLRHPAVRTVLLGMRSAAEVRADAALLAAPPPDALWADLEAAL, encoded by the coding sequence GTGGCGAACCTCGATCCCCTCGGTGGAACCCGCCCGGCGGCACGGCCGTTCGGCCGCGGCGGCCTGCGGGTGGCGCCGCTCGCCTTCGGTGCGGCGGCGATAGGGAACCTGTACACCGCCGTGGACGACGCGGAGGCGGTGGACGCCGTGCGCGCCGCGGCCGACGCGGGCGTCGACTACTTCGACACCGCCCCGCACTACGGCCTGGGACTGTCGGAACGCAGGCTCGGTGCTGCGCTGGCGGATCGACGGGGTGTGGTGCTCTCCACCAAGGTCGGCCGGATCCTGCGCCCCGCGCGCGTCTCCGCGGACGCCACGGACTCCGAGGGGTTCGCGGTCGCCGCGGACGTCGAGCGCGTGTGGGACTTCAGCCGCGACGGGGTGCTGCGCTCGCTCGAGGCCAGCCTGGAACGCCTGGGCCGCGACCGGATCGACGTCGTCTACGTCCACGATCCCGACGATCACGCGGCGGAGGCCTTGGACGGCGCGTTCCCGGCGCTGGACGAATTGCGCAGGCAGGGCGTCATCACGTCGTACGGCGCCGGAATGAACCAGTCGGCCATGCTCACCCGCTTCGTCCGGGAGACGGACCTCGACGTGGTCCTGGTCGCGGGGCGGTACACGATCCTCGACCGCAGCGCGGGCGAGGATCTGCTCCCGGCGTGCCTGGAGCGCGAGGTGTCCGTGGCGGCCGGCGGGGTCTTCAACTCCGGCATCACCGCCTCGACGGCACCGCGTCCGGGAGCGACCTACGACTACGCGCCCGCCGCACCCGACGTGCTCGACCGGGCGCGCCGGCTCGCGGCGGTGTGCCGCGAACACGGGACGACGCTGCCGCACGCCGCGGTGCACTTCCCCCTGCGCCACCCGGCGGTGCGGACGGTCCTGCTCGGCATGCGGTCCGCGGCCGAGGTCCGCGCCGACGCCGCCCTGCTGGCGGCACCTCCACCGGATGCTCTCTGGGCCGATCTCGAGGCGGCGTTGTGA
- a CDS encoding SDR family NAD(P)-dependent oxidoreductase, translating into MSSADEFAGFRAVVTGGASGIGRRTTEELMVRGAVVAVLDLQPDDAPTDSMGIACDVADEESVAAAVATAAEYLGGIDGLVNNAGIGAQGTVESGTLDDWRKVLDVNVLGTVRVTRASLPHLRRSPNPAVVNTCSIAATAGLPGRALYSASKGAIEAMTRAMAADHVREGIRVNCVNPGTVDTPWVRRLLDAAADPEAEAEYLRQRQPTGRLVTDAEVAGAICYLLSPTASATTGTALAVDGGMSGLRMPPPR; encoded by the coding sequence ATGAGCAGCGCAGACGAATTCGCCGGATTCCGGGCCGTGGTGACGGGCGGCGCCTCGGGGATCGGGCGCCGGACGACGGAGGAGCTCATGGTGCGCGGAGCGGTCGTCGCCGTGCTCGACCTGCAGCCCGACGACGCCCCGACCGACTCCATGGGCATCGCGTGCGACGTCGCGGACGAGGAATCGGTCGCCGCGGCCGTCGCGACCGCCGCGGAGTACCTCGGCGGGATCGACGGCCTGGTGAACAATGCGGGGATCGGCGCGCAGGGCACCGTCGAATCGGGGACGCTCGACGATTGGCGGAAGGTGTTGGACGTGAACGTGCTCGGCACCGTGCGGGTGACCCGCGCGAGCCTGCCGCACCTGCGTCGGTCGCCCAATCCGGCCGTGGTCAACACCTGCTCGATCGCCGCGACGGCGGGCCTGCCCGGCCGCGCGTTGTACAGCGCCTCCAAGGGGGCGATCGAAGCGATGACCCGCGCGATGGCGGCCGACCATGTGCGCGAGGGCATCCGCGTCAACTGCGTCAACCCGGGCACCGTCGACACCCCCTGGGTGCGGCGCCTGCTGGACGCGGCCGCCGACCCCGAGGCGGAGGCCGAGTACCTGCGGCAGCGACAGCCCACCGGGCGACTGGTCACGGATGCCGAAGTGGCGGGGGCGATCTGCTACCTGCTCAGTCCTACCGCCTCCGCCACGACGGGCACTGCGCTGGCCGTCGACGGCGGCATGAGCGGCCTCCGCATGCCGCCCCCGAGGTGA
- a CDS encoding enolase C-terminal domain-like protein, with protein sequence MSGVFTGFRTLDVRFPTSAELDGSDAMNVDPDYSAAYLILETDAGDGLEGHGFVFTIGRGNDVQRAAIEALAPYVLGRDVDAVLADLGGMWRELVYDAQLRWLGPEKGVMHMAIGAVVNALWDLRAKRAGLPLWQVLAGLSPQEIVDLVDFRYLTDALTPDEALALLERAAPGRAERAAALRAEGYPAYTTSPGWLGYSDEKLVRLAKEAVAEGFTQIKLKVGADIDDDVRRFALARSAVGDDVRIAVDANQRWDVDDAVAAIDRLREFDPWWVEEPTAPDDVLAHAAIRRRATPVRIATGEHAHSRVLFKQLLQAEALDVLQLDSTRVAGVNENIAILLLAAKFGVPVCPHAGGVGLCELVQHLAMFDFVAVSGTVADRTIEYVDHLHEHFLDPVRIENGTYAAPAAPGFSAQIRPETLVRYGFPDGEAWKGAS encoded by the coding sequence ATGTCCGGTGTCTTCACCGGGTTCCGCACCCTCGACGTGCGGTTCCCCACCTCCGCCGAACTCGACGGCTCGGATGCGATGAACGTCGATCCCGACTACTCGGCGGCCTACCTGATCCTGGAGACGGACGCGGGCGACGGGCTCGAGGGGCACGGCTTCGTCTTCACCATCGGCCGGGGCAACGACGTGCAGCGGGCCGCGATCGAGGCCCTCGCGCCGTACGTCCTCGGGCGCGACGTCGACGCGGTCCTCGCCGACCTCGGCGGAATGTGGCGCGAGCTGGTCTACGACGCCCAGCTGCGCTGGCTCGGGCCGGAGAAGGGCGTCATGCACATGGCGATCGGCGCGGTGGTCAACGCCCTGTGGGATCTGCGCGCCAAGCGGGCCGGACTGCCGCTGTGGCAGGTGCTCGCCGGGCTGAGCCCCCAGGAGATCGTGGATCTGGTCGACTTCCGGTACCTCACCGATGCCCTCACGCCCGACGAGGCCCTCGCCCTGCTCGAACGTGCGGCGCCGGGCCGGGCGGAGCGGGCCGCGGCGCTCCGGGCCGAGGGCTACCCGGCCTACACCACCTCGCCCGGCTGGCTCGGATACTCCGACGAGAAGCTGGTGCGGCTCGCGAAAGAAGCGGTCGCCGAGGGGTTCACGCAGATCAAGCTCAAGGTCGGCGCCGATATCGACGACGACGTCCGGCGCTTCGCGCTCGCGCGCTCGGCGGTCGGCGACGACGTGCGGATCGCCGTCGACGCGAACCAGCGGTGGGACGTCGACGACGCGGTCGCGGCGATCGACCGGCTCCGCGAGTTCGATCCGTGGTGGGTGGAGGAGCCGACCGCCCCCGACGACGTGCTCGCGCACGCGGCGATCCGGCGCCGGGCGACACCGGTCCGGATCGCCACGGGCGAACACGCCCACAGCCGGGTGCTGTTCAAGCAGCTCCTCCAGGCCGAGGCGCTCGACGTCCTGCAGCTCGACTCCACGCGCGTCGCGGGCGTCAACGAGAACATCGCGATCCTCCTGCTGGCGGCCAAGTTCGGGGTTCCGGTGTGCCCCCACGCGGGGGGAGTGGGACTGTGCGAGCTGGTGCAGCACCTCGCCATGTTCGACTTCGTGGCCGTCTCGGGAACGGTCGCCGACCGCACCATCGAGTACGTCGATCACCTCCACGAGCACTTCCTCGACCCGGTGCGCATCGAGAACGGCACCTACGCGGCGCCCGCCGCGCCCGGCTTCTCGGCGCAGATCCGGCCGGAGACGCTCGTGCGGTACGGCTTCCCGGACGGGGAGGCCTGGAAGGGAGCATCATGA
- a CDS encoding fumarylacetoacetate hydrolase family protein, with translation MRLRRVGEAGAERPIVSPGDGRWYDASAVVSDYHPGTVGDAQRLLAEALRAGRLPAFDPAGLRVGAPVARPGKVVCIGVNYLAHAEETRHEKPAEPVMFLKTSATIVGPYDEVLIPRGSVATDYEVELAAVIGSTARYLDDAEQGLACVAGYTVSDDVSERDFQMNRGGTWDKGKNCETFNPLGPELVTADEIPDPQRLDIRLSVNGEIRQRANTAQMIFGVGEIIRYLSRFMVLEPGDVVNTGTPAGVAFGYPDPKPYLRRGDVIETHIELLGGHRSVLGEA, from the coding sequence ATGAGACTGCGACGAGTCGGAGAAGCGGGCGCGGAGCGGCCGATCGTGTCCCCGGGGGACGGGCGGTGGTACGACGCTTCCGCGGTGGTCTCCGACTACCACCCGGGCACAGTCGGCGACGCGCAGCGCCTGCTCGCGGAGGCCCTGCGCGCGGGGCGACTGCCGGCGTTCGATCCCGCGGGGCTCCGCGTCGGCGCTCCCGTCGCGCGGCCGGGCAAGGTCGTGTGCATCGGTGTGAACTACCTGGCTCACGCCGAGGAGACCCGGCACGAGAAGCCGGCCGAGCCCGTGATGTTCCTCAAGACGTCGGCGACGATCGTCGGCCCGTACGACGAGGTCCTGATCCCGCGGGGCTCCGTCGCCACCGACTACGAGGTGGAGCTGGCCGCCGTGATCGGCAGCACCGCACGCTATCTCGACGATGCGGAGCAGGGGCTCGCCTGCGTCGCCGGGTACACCGTCTCCGACGACGTCTCCGAGCGGGACTTCCAGATGAACCGCGGCGGCACGTGGGACAAGGGCAAGAACTGTGAGACCTTCAACCCGCTCGGCCCCGAGCTGGTCACCGCCGACGAGATCCCCGATCCGCAGCGGCTCGACATCCGGCTGTCGGTCAACGGCGAGATCCGGCAGCGAGCGAACACCGCGCAGATGATCTTCGGCGTCGGCGAGATCATCCGGTATCTCAGCCGGTTCATGGTTCTCGAGCCCGGTGACGTGGTGAACACCGGTACCCCGGCGGGCGTCGCCTTCGGGTACCCGGATCCGAAGCCCTACCTGCGCCGCGGCGATGTGATCGAGACGCACATCGAGCTGCTCGGCGGGCACCGATCCGTTCTCGGGGAGGCCTGA
- a CDS encoding L-rhamnose mutarotase — MSETIALHTRLKAGAEAEYDRVHAAIPADLDGALRAAGVRSWRIWRDGRELFHLVEVDDYRAMRKRLADHPANVPWQARMAELLDVPDDYSGDDRGIPLVWALPLDPA, encoded by the coding sequence GTGTCGGAGACGATCGCCCTGCACACCCGCCTCAAGGCGGGAGCCGAGGCGGAGTACGACCGGGTGCACGCCGCGATCCCCGCCGATCTCGACGGCGCGCTCCGCGCGGCGGGGGTCCGTTCGTGGCGGATCTGGCGCGACGGGCGCGAGCTCTTCCACCTCGTCGAGGTCGACGACTACCGCGCCATGCGGAAGCGGCTCGCGGACCACCCCGCGAACGTGCCCTGGCAGGCCCGCATGGCGGAGTTGCTCGACGTCCCCGACGACTACTCCGGCGACGACCGCGGCATCCCCCTCGTGTGGGCCCTCCCCCTCGACCCCGCATGA
- a CDS encoding amidohydrolase family protein, giving the protein MTVDAHHHLWDRARLDHRWLDSPGLEAIRRDFSPADLAAARTAASTVAGPITRTVAVQALNSSAETHDLLAASGPADAVVGWVDLISSRCATRLDQLAAAPGGGTLRGLRHLVQDEPDPRWLVRPAVLRGLAAAADRWLAFDLLVRGPQRPAALEAARLAPGTSFVIDHAGKPAIGAGEWEPWASWITDMAALPNVTCKLSGLVTECPPRPWSRKLIEPYARHVLESFGADRVMFGSDWPVCLLQASYTEVLTLTVDLLDGASPTEREAVLGGTARRVYRLGA; this is encoded by the coding sequence ATGACCGTCGACGCCCACCACCACCTCTGGGACCGCGCGCGGCTCGACCACCGCTGGCTCGACTCGCCCGGCCTCGAAGCCATCCGCCGCGACTTCTCCCCCGCCGACCTCGCCGCGGCCAGGACGGCGGCGAGTACCGTCGCCGGCCCGATCACCAGGACCGTCGCGGTCCAGGCGCTGAACTCCTCCGCGGAGACGCACGACCTGCTCGCGGCCTCCGGCCCCGCGGACGCCGTCGTCGGGTGGGTGGACCTGATCTCCTCCCGGTGCGCCACCCGGCTCGACCAGCTGGCCGCCGCACCCGGCGGCGGAACGCTGCGCGGGCTGCGTCACCTGGTACAGGACGAGCCGGACCCGCGATGGCTCGTGCGCCCGGCCGTGCTCCGCGGGCTCGCCGCGGCCGCCGACCGGTGGCTCGCCTTCGACCTCCTCGTCCGTGGGCCGCAACGGCCCGCCGCCCTGGAAGCGGCGCGCCTCGCCCCCGGGACCTCGTTCGTGATCGATCACGCGGGGAAGCCCGCGATCGGCGCCGGCGAGTGGGAGCCGTGGGCCTCGTGGATCACGGACATGGCCGCGCTCCCCAACGTCACCTGCAAACTGTCGGGACTGGTCACCGAGTGCCCGCCCCGGCCGTGGAGCAGGAAGCTCATCGAGCCCTACGCACGGCACGTGCTCGAGTCCTTCGGCGCCGATCGGGTCATGTTCGGCTCCGACTGGCCGGTCTGCCTGCTGCAGGCCTCGTACACCGAGGTGCTCACGCTCACCGTCGACCTGCTCGACGGTGCGTCGCCGACCGAACGCGAGGCCGTGCTCGGCGGGACCGCCCGACGCGTGTACCGGCTCGGAGCCTGA
- a CDS encoding YccF domain-containing protein has protein sequence MKLILNIIWLVFCGFWMAVGYAVAGIICCLLIVTIPFGLASFRIANYALWPFGRTVVDRPGAGAASLLGNIIWLLVAGIWLAIGHIVTGIALCLTIIGIPMAVANFKMIRLSLLPLGSEIVPTS, from the coding sequence GTGAAGCTGATCCTCAACATCATCTGGCTGGTGTTCTGCGGGTTCTGGATGGCCGTGGGCTACGCGGTCGCAGGGATCATCTGCTGCCTCCTGATCGTGACGATCCCCTTCGGGCTGGCCTCGTTCCGCATCGCCAACTACGCGCTGTGGCCGTTCGGGCGGACCGTCGTGGATCGCCCCGGCGCCGGCGCCGCGTCCCTGCTGGGCAACATCATCTGGTTGCTGGTCGCGGGGATCTGGCTGGCGATCGGGCACATCGTGACCGGTATCGCGCTGTGCCTGACCATCATCGGCATCCCCATGGCCGTCGCGAACTTCAAGATGATCCGCCTGTCGCTGCTGCCGCTGGGCTCGGAGATCGTGCCCACGTCGTAG
- a CDS encoding DoxX family protein, producing the protein MTAATATDPTAEPRAARSKSWIAGMVITVLVWAFLVFDVLGKLTKPQAVIDGTLKLGFQEKHILVIGVVLLVGVVLWTIPRTAVIGAIYLTGYLGGAVAINLRAEQPIAGFVLSGVYVGVLIWLAMILRRPDLRRAILGR; encoded by the coding sequence ATGACCGCCGCCACCGCCACGGATCCCACCGCCGAACCTCGCGCCGCCCGCTCGAAGTCCTGGATCGCGGGCATGGTCATCACCGTGCTGGTCTGGGCGTTCCTTGTCTTCGACGTCCTGGGCAAGCTGACGAAGCCGCAGGCGGTGATCGACGGCACCCTGAAGCTCGGCTTCCAGGAGAAGCACATCCTGGTCATCGGCGTCGTGCTGCTCGTCGGTGTCGTGTTGTGGACGATCCCGCGCACGGCGGTGATCGGCGCGATCTACCTCACCGGCTACCTCGGCGGCGCCGTCGCGATCAACCTCCGCGCCGAGCAGCCGATCGCCGGCTTCGTCCTCTCGGGCGTCTATGTGGGCGTGCTGATCTGGCTGGCGATGATCCTCCGACGCCCCGACCTGCGCCGCGCGATCCTCGGCCGCTGA